In Gemmatimonadota bacterium, the following are encoded in one genomic region:
- a CDS encoding carbohydrate ABC transporter permease, with product MRNPVRTTITYVLLILLTVLVLTPLFWVVSASFKPSGEIFSYPPTFLPQDPTLENFTRLFQEMPIIQYVVNSTFLATSHTLLLLAIATMGGFAFAKYSFRGRGVLFAIVLASMMIPFHLVLVPLFTLLYKFGWLDTYQGVILPYLASSGFGVFLMRQFILGVPSDLLDAARIDGTSEFGIYWRVIIPAVKPAMGALSIFGFLGAWNEFLWPMIVLRDAAKYTLPLGLASLVGVYRQEYGMLMAGTLLSILPIMALFLAMQREFVQGITLGAVKE from the coding sequence ATGAGAAACCCGGTTCGCACCACCATCACCTATGTGCTCCTGATCCTGCTGACCGTCCTGGTCCTGACGCCGCTGTTCTGGGTGGTTTCGGCTTCCTTCAAGCCGTCGGGCGAGATCTTCTCCTACCCGCCCACCTTTCTGCCCCAGGACCCCACGCTCGAGAATTTCACCCGGCTGTTTCAGGAAATGCCGATCATCCAGTACGTCGTCAACAGCACCTTCCTGGCCACTTCGCACACGCTGTTGCTCCTCGCCATCGCCACCATGGGCGGATTCGCCTTCGCCAAGTACTCGTTCCGGGGCCGCGGCGTCCTGTTCGCCATCGTTCTCGCCTCCATGATGATCCCCTTTCACCTGGTGCTGGTGCCCCTGTTCACCCTGTTGTACAAGTTCGGGTGGCTCGACACCTACCAGGGCGTGATCCTGCCCTACCTGGCATCCAGCGGCTTCGGCGTGTTCCTCATGCGGCAGTTCATCCTCGGCGTGCCATCGGACCTGCTCGATGCGGCACGGATCGACGGCACCTCCGAATTCGGCATCTATTGGCGCGTCATCATTCCGGCCGTGAAGCCGGCCATGGGCGCCCTGAGCATCTTTGGGTTCCTGGGGGCCTGGAACGAGTTTCTCTGGCCCATGATCGTGCTGCGGGACGCCGCCAAGTACACCCTGCCCCTCGGCCTGGCCAGCCTGGTGGGCGTCTACCGGCAGGAGTACGGCATGCTCATGGCCGGTACGCTGCTGTCCATCCTGCCCATCATGGCCCTGTTCCTCGCGATGCAGCGGGAGTTCGTGCAGGGAATCACGCTGGGGGCGGTGAAGGAGTAG
- a CDS encoding class I SAM-dependent methyltransferase — MADQDRDRKYTMGRSDEETERLIEQSRLLRPITERFLKSAGLARGMRVLDIGSGAGDVALIAAELVGPEGEVIGVDMNPEILETARERVRQAGHRNVEFRSGDVHTLELGGDFDALIGRLVLMYLPDPVAVLKQLVTRLRPRGLVVFQEIDFTMTQSYSGEDTPLMRQMVDWIIDVFERSGANPNMGLDLHQVFIEAGLPEPTLDAGMLLGGSADWPGYSYIANSFRSVVPLLEHYGIATAEEVDIDTIPQRVREEIVAAKRPVVIPPHIGAWATKV; from the coding sequence ATGGCAGATCAAGACCGCGATCGGAAATACACGATGGGACGCAGCGACGAGGAGACGGAACGCCTGATCGAGCAGTCCCGGCTACTCAGACCGATCACGGAGCGGTTTCTGAAGTCGGCCGGCCTTGCACGGGGCATGCGGGTCCTCGACATCGGAAGCGGCGCGGGTGACGTGGCGCTGATCGCGGCGGAACTCGTGGGTCCGGAAGGGGAAGTCATCGGGGTGGATATGAATCCGGAGATCCTGGAGACCGCCCGGGAACGGGTCCGGCAGGCGGGGCACCGCAACGTGGAGTTCCGTTCCGGCGACGTACATACCCTGGAACTTGGCGGCGATTTCGACGCCCTGATCGGAAGGCTGGTGCTCATGTACCTGCCCGATCCCGTGGCTGTGCTGAAGCAGCTTGTAACCCGCTTGCGCCCCCGTGGCCTCGTCGTCTTCCAGGAGATCGATTTCACGATGACACAGTCGTACAGTGGCGAGGATACTCCGCTCATGCGCCAGATGGTCGACTGGATCATCGACGTATTCGAGCGCTCCGGGGCGAATCCCAATATGGGACTGGACCTGCACCAGGTGTTCATCGAGGCCGGCCTGCCCGAGCCGACCCTTGACGCGGGCATGCTGCTGGGCGGTTCCGCCGACTGGCCGGGGTATTCGTACATCGCGAATTCCTTCCGAAGCGTCGTCCCACTGCTGGAACACTACGGGATCGCGACCGCCGAAGAGGTGGACATCGACACCATTCCCCAGCGAGTCCGGGAGGAAATCGTCGCGGCAAAGCGCCCCGTGGTTATCCCGCCGCATATCGGGGCGTGGGCGACGAAAGTGTGA
- a CDS encoding plasmid maintenance system killer protein, with the protein MILGYKDRRTERFASGEFTASFQGFEKQAAKRLSILNAAPSLNTLKALTSNRLESLRGKRRGQYSIRINNQWRICFRWPGNSPGPLDVEIVDYH; encoded by the coding sequence ATGATTCTTGGATACAAGGATCGCAGGACCGAGCGATTCGCCAGTGGCGAATTCACCGCTTCGTTTCAGGGATTTGAAAAACAGGCTGCGAAAAGACTTTCGATTCTGAATGCTGCCCCATCGCTTAATACCTTGAAAGCACTGACCAGCAACCGTTTGGAATCTCTCCGTGGAAAGAGAAGAGGGCAGTATTCAATTCGAATAAACAATCAATGGCGAATCTGCTTCAGATGGCCCGGTAACAGTCCGGGACCGTTAGACGTGGAAATTGTAGATTATCATTGA
- a CDS encoding sugar ABC transporter permease produces MKPRYAPYFFLAPFFALFGVFMVYPLFDSIRLSTYSVRGMQNQTFVGLENIERLIADPLFWTALWNTAYFAAGSLLLQLPVALALALLLSNARLKGRNLFRLSFFSPVLISGVFIAVIFYLLYDRRYGLVNRVLGSEIQWLQDPDLVMPALVLAGVWRWAGFNMVYFLAGLQSIRQELYEAAAVDGAGPWQSFVHVTIPALKPVIAFVVITSMIGSFQLFDLPYVLTEGGPGNASMTMVMYLYKHGFEFINLGYAATIGWALAVIIGVISIIQVRFFGVFREN; encoded by the coding sequence ATGAAGCCCCGGTACGCCCCTTACTTCTTCCTCGCGCCTTTCTTCGCGCTCTTCGGGGTCTTCATGGTCTACCCCCTGTTCGATTCGATCCGTCTTAGCACGTACAGCGTCCGGGGCATGCAGAACCAGACCTTCGTGGGCCTGGAGAACATCGAGCGGCTGATCGCCGACCCGCTCTTCTGGACCGCCCTCTGGAACACGGCCTATTTCGCCGCGGGCAGCCTGCTCCTGCAACTGCCTGTAGCCCTGGCCCTCGCCCTGCTCCTCAGCAACGCCCGCCTGAAGGGCCGGAACCTGTTCCGTCTTTCCTTCTTCTCGCCAGTGCTGATCTCCGGCGTGTTCATCGCCGTGATCTTCTACCTCTTGTACGACCGGCGCTACGGCCTGGTGAACAGGGTGCTCGGTTCCGAAATCCAGTGGCTCCAGGATCCGGACCTGGTCATGCCCGCCCTCGTGCTGGCCGGCGTCTGGCGGTGGGCGGGATTCAACATGGTCTACTTCCTCGCAGGACTTCAGAGCATCCGGCAGGAACTCTACGAGGCCGCGGCCGTGGACGGCGCGGGCCCCTGGCAGAGCTTCGTGCACGTGACGATCCCCGCCCTCAAGCCCGTGATCGCCTTCGTGGTCATCACCTCCATGATCGGGTCGTTCCAGCTCTTCGACCTGCCCTACGTGCTCACGGAGGGCGGTCCCGGCAACGCGAGCATGACCATGGTGATGTACCTGTACAAGCACGGATTCGAGTTCATCAACCTCGGCTACGCGGCGACCATCGGCTGGGCCCTGGCCGTGATCATCGGGGTCATTTCCATCATCCAGGTCCGGTTCTTCGGCGTATTCAGAGAAAACTGA
- a CDS encoding DUF4432 family protein, translating into MARLFGKEYTRRELLDLVGDMSQVAHARYGELREGSDRGADLIEVFNASGLCFSLLPGRALDVASAHYKGMSLCFRGNTGDVGPAFYEPQGYGWMRGFYGGLVLSCGMTFTGHPETDPEEENEELGLHGRLSFLPARQVHTDGQWDGDDYIVKVRGKIREAVVFGTNLELTREISTVLGEKSLHIHDRIHNQSVDRSPLMFVYHCNPGFPVLDEGTRVVIDSEKTTEWLEDREVGPETYASVSAPVNEAHDDVYIMHPRADASGQCRVGLINDRLGLGLYWSFPKAEIPIVTHWQHFHRGTYVTGIEPGNVSMLGRAWNRKNGYLQHIEPDEVRDFHLEIGVLEGAEEIAAFEAKVSGCFLK; encoded by the coding sequence ATGGCACGTCTATTCGGAAAAGAGTATACACGCAGGGAACTGCTCGATCTCGTCGGCGACATGAGCCAGGTCGCCCACGCCCGGTACGGTGAACTGCGCGAAGGCAGCGACCGGGGCGCCGATCTCATCGAGGTATTCAACGCCTCGGGCCTGTGCTTCTCCCTGCTGCCGGGACGGGCGCTTGACGTGGCCTCGGCCCACTACAAAGGCATGTCGCTCTGCTTCCGTGGCAACACGGGCGACGTAGGGCCAGCGTTCTACGAACCGCAGGGCTACGGCTGGATGCGCGGGTTCTACGGCGGGCTGGTCCTGAGCTGCGGGATGACGTTCACGGGGCATCCGGAGACCGATCCCGAAGAAGAAAACGAGGAACTCGGCCTCCACGGGCGCCTGTCCTTCCTGCCGGCACGGCAGGTCCACACGGATGGCCAGTGGGACGGCGACGACTACATCGTTAAGGTACGCGGAAAGATCCGGGAAGCCGTCGTATTCGGCACCAACCTGGAACTCACCCGGGAGATTTCGACGGTCCTGGGCGAAAAGTCGCTTCATATCCACGACCGGATACACAACCAGTCGGTCGATCGTTCACCCCTGATGTTCGTCTATCATTGCAATCCCGGTTTCCCCGTCCTCGACGAGGGCACACGCGTCGTCATCGACAGCGAAAAGACGACCGAGTGGCTTGAAGACCGCGAAGTAGGACCCGAAACCTATGCCTCGGTCTCCGCGCCTGTGAACGAAGCGCACGACGACGTCTACATCATGCATCCAAGGGCCGATGCCAGCGGCCAATGCCGCGTGGGACTTATCAACGACCGCCTCGGCCTTGGCCTGTACTGGTCCTTCCCCAAGGCGGAAATCCCCATCGTCACCCACTGGCAGCATTTCCACCGGGGTACCTACGTCACCGGCATCGAGCCGGGCAACGTCAGCATGCTCGGAAGGGCCTGGAACCGCAAGAACGGTTACCTGCAGCACATTGAGCCCGATGAAGTGCGCGATTTTCACCTGGAGATCGGTGTACTGGAAGGTGCGGAGGAGATTGCGGCTTTCGAGGCGAAGGTTAGTGGGTGTTTTCTGAAGTAG
- a CDS encoding porin family protein: MTGDHRKAIRIRTVSILVMALATMDIEPVDAQGTAISSRDHVRQTDTATEPTESATYQNTLYLRVGASLDLSSKTRFGDKNCLSTSPAALYGCGTGGNGIARGTRGDFGVAGGVEIGLGYIATPGLRLETSLSYRPSFTFEGTANFLQTDALQSVSADLQSASGTVAAYMDLTSYGPFRVFAGTGAGLHYVDISDYLMTFPRTQTIVPDGRRVDFTVMLTAGVATALSDKITLDLAWRYVDWGIVETERAIGQVVWKDGSREPLELDLAETWAMQRGQGFRVSMRYGF; this comes from the coding sequence ATGACTGGCGACCATCGTAAAGCCATCAGGATCAGGACGGTCTCTATCCTGGTTATGGCATTGGCCACCATGGATATCGAACCGGTAGACGCCCAAGGGACTGCAATCTCAAGTAGAGACCATGTGCGTCAGACTGATACTGCAACTGAGCCGACCGAATCCGCCACCTACCAAAACACTCTATACCTTCGGGTCGGCGCGAGCCTCGATCTGTCCTCGAAAACCAGGTTCGGGGACAAGAATTGTCTAAGTACGTCTCCCGCGGCGCTCTACGGGTGTGGAACCGGGGGCAACGGCATCGCTAGAGGTACGCGGGGTGATTTTGGCGTGGCGGGAGGTGTCGAGATCGGCCTCGGATACATCGCGACACCGGGTCTGCGCTTGGAAACGTCCCTTTCCTACCGACCGAGTTTCACCTTCGAAGGAACCGCCAACTTCCTCCAGACCGATGCGCTCCAGTCCGTATCGGCGGACCTGCAGTCCGCGTCCGGCACGGTCGCCGCGTACATGGATCTCACATCGTACGGTCCTTTTCGCGTGTTCGCGGGAACCGGCGCCGGACTGCACTATGTCGATATCAGCGATTACTTAATGACATTTCCCAGGACGCAGACCATCGTTCCGGACGGCAGGCGGGTCGATTTCACCGTAATGCTCACGGCCGGTGTGGCCACGGCTCTTTCGGACAAGATCACGCTCGATCTTGCATGGCGATACGTGGATTGGGGAATCGTGGAGACCGAAAGAGCCATTGGTCAGGTCGTCTGGAAGGACGGTAGCCGCGAACCGCTGGAGCTAGACCTCGCCGAAACCTGGGCGATGCAAAGAGGGCAGGGATTCAGGGTGTCGATGCGCTATGGGTTCTGA
- a CDS encoding sugar ABC transporter substrate-binding protein — MVEHMNHLGKAPLIFGLLFLLAFPVIVFRGDDRSDTLEFWIFAQTHYDEFSARIPAFEAAHPGVKVELRLISKLHDKLLAAFLSGIGGPDLSEVEISSVGRFFKGTKEEIGFVDLTDRIDREGITDEFVQARLAPWSLGGRVYGLPRDVHPVMLLYRHDVYEEAGIDPASIETWNDFVRETRPLARDKDGDGRPDRYPIMLSAHKPGHFWLLLLQNGGGMFDADGGVIIDNDIAVSTLEFYCSLLNEAQLAIPEFSQDPASYAAMKEGVILGVLAPDWYISFVRRFVPELEGKWRAMPLPAWREGERRTSTWGGTMIAVTRQAENPDLAWEFAKFAYMDDEALANRYRKTFIIPPIRSAWSNPVYGESEAYLDGQVLGRSLTELAPDIPGFHLNPYWAEANDLLRQAVYEAANGIRTPAEALSHLAEQVRALRDNTAETE, encoded by the coding sequence ATGGTTGAGCATATGAACCACCTCGGCAAGGCTCCCCTGATCTTCGGCCTGCTCTTCCTCCTGGCCTTTCCCGTCATCGTGTTCCGCGGCGACGACCGCTCGGACACCCTGGAATTCTGGATCTTCGCGCAGACGCACTACGATGAGTTCAGTGCCAGGATCCCGGCGTTCGAGGCGGCCCATCCCGGCGTCAAGGTCGAACTTCGGCTGATCTCGAAACTGCACGACAAGCTCCTGGCTGCCTTCCTGTCCGGCATCGGCGGACCCGATCTGTCCGAAGTCGAGATCTCATCGGTAGGCAGGTTCTTCAAGGGCACGAAGGAGGAAATCGGCTTCGTGGACCTGACCGACCGCATCGATCGCGAAGGGATCACGGATGAATTCGTCCAGGCCCGCCTCGCGCCCTGGTCCTTAGGCGGCCGGGTGTACGGACTGCCCCGCGATGTCCATCCCGTCATGCTCCTGTACCGTCACGACGTGTACGAGGAAGCGGGGATCGATCCGGCATCCATCGAAACCTGGAACGATTTCGTCCGCGAGACGAGACCACTCGCACGCGACAAGGACGGAGACGGGCGGCCCGACCGCTACCCGATCATGCTGAGCGCCCACAAGCCCGGTCATTTCTGGCTTTTGCTCCTGCAAAACGGCGGCGGCATGTTCGATGCGGACGGCGGGGTCATCATCGACAATGACATCGCCGTTTCCACCCTGGAATTCTACTGCAGCCTGCTCAACGAGGCGCAGCTGGCCATCCCCGAATTCTCCCAGGACCCGGCCAGCTACGCCGCGATGAAGGAAGGTGTTATTCTGGGTGTGCTGGCACCGGACTGGTACATCAGCTTCGTACGGAGATTCGTCCCGGAGCTGGAGGGGAAATGGCGGGCCATGCCCCTGCCGGCGTGGCGGGAAGGCGAGCGCCGCACTTCGACCTGGGGCGGCACCATGATCGCGGTCACCAGACAGGCCGAGAACCCGGATCTCGCCTGGGAATTCGCCAAGTTCGCCTACATGGACGACGAGGCCCTCGCGAACCGTTACCGCAAGACCTTTATCATCCCGCCGATCCGTTCGGCGTGGTCCAACCCGGTGTACGGCGAGTCCGAGGCGTATCTGGACGGGCAGGTCCTGGGCAGAAGCCTTACGGAACTGGCGCCCGACATCCCCGGATTCCACCTGAACCCCTATTGGGCCGAAGCCAACGACCTGTTGCGGCAGGCTGTGTACGAAGCCGCCAATGGGATCCGGACGCCCGCCGAAGCGCTGTCGCACCTGGCAGAGCAGGTCCGCGCGCTGCGGGATAACACAGCAGAGACCGAATGA
- a CDS encoding glutamine--tRNA ligase/YqeY domain fusion protein: MSTEKPYRDFIREIIDADMESGKFGGKVHTRFPPEPNGYLHIGHAKSICLNFGVAAAYGGLCNLRFDDSNPETENVDFVEGIKRDINWLGFDWEDRLYFASDYFDQLYDYALQLVDQGDAYVDSLTWEEMRDHRGTPTEPGRNSPYRDRTAAENRDLFERMQAGEFPDGAHVLRARIDMAHPNLTMRDPVLYRIRHAHHYRTGEKWRVYPMYDFTHCLSDSIEGITHSLCTLEFENNRPLYDWILNRLDVYHPQQIEFAPLALAHTVLSKRFYRPLIEEGVLTGWDDPRMPTLSGLRRRGYTPEAVRTLCDRVGVAKNHNLIDMALADFIIREDLNKRAPRVMGVLDPLKVVITNYPTDRTEQMEAVNNPEDEAMGTRQVPFTREIYIERNDFMEDPPRKFFRLAPGREVRLRYGYYITCTDVIKDDDGQVVELLCTYDPESRGGTTPDGRKVRGTIHWVSAAHALNATVRLYDRLFSDPDPRPGEVDDDRSLLNPDSLKTVTDCKVEPGLAEAEPGVNYQFERLGYFCVDAVETQTNSPVFNRTITLRDTWAKIQQK, encoded by the coding sequence ATGAGCACCGAAAAACCATACAGGGATTTCATACGCGAAATCATCGACGCGGACATGGAGAGCGGGAAGTTCGGGGGCAAGGTGCATACCCGTTTCCCCCCGGAGCCGAACGGTTATCTCCATATCGGCCATGCCAAGTCGATCTGCCTGAATTTCGGCGTGGCTGCAGCGTACGGCGGCCTGTGCAACCTCCGGTTTGACGACTCGAATCCGGAAACGGAGAACGTGGACTTCGTGGAGGGGATCAAGCGGGACATCAATTGGCTTGGGTTCGACTGGGAAGATCGTCTGTACTTCGCCTCCGATTACTTCGATCAGCTGTACGACTATGCGCTGCAACTCGTGGACCAGGGCGACGCCTATGTGGACAGCCTGACCTGGGAGGAAATGCGGGATCACCGGGGCACGCCCACGGAACCGGGCCGGAACAGTCCGTACCGCGACCGGACGGCCGCGGAGAACCGGGACCTGTTCGAACGCATGCAGGCCGGGGAGTTTCCGGACGGCGCCCATGTCCTGCGGGCCCGGATCGACATGGCCCATCCGAACCTGACGATGCGCGATCCCGTGCTGTACCGGATCCGGCACGCTCATCATTACCGCACTGGGGAGAAGTGGCGGGTGTACCCCATGTACGACTTCACTCACTGCCTATCGGATTCCATCGAAGGCATCACCCATTCGCTCTGCACCCTGGAGTTCGAAAACAACCGGCCGCTCTATGACTGGATCCTGAATCGGCTGGACGTTTACCACCCCCAGCAGATTGAATTCGCGCCGCTTGCGCTGGCCCACACCGTGCTTTCGAAGCGCTTCTACCGGCCGCTCATCGAAGAAGGCGTGCTTACTGGCTGGGACGACCCCCGCATGCCCACACTGTCCGGCCTGCGGCGCCGGGGATACACTCCCGAGGCCGTCCGGACCCTATGCGACCGCGTCGGCGTGGCCAAGAACCACAATCTCATCGACATGGCCCTGGCGGATTTCATCATCCGGGAGGACCTGAACAAGCGTGCGCCCCGGGTCATGGGCGTGCTGGACCCGCTGAAAGTCGTGATCACTAATTACCCCACCGACCGCACCGAGCAGATGGAAGCTGTGAACAACCCGGAAGACGAGGCCATGGGGACGCGTCAGGTGCCCTTTACCCGTGAGATATACATCGAGCGAAACGACTTCATGGAAGATCCGCCCCGTAAGTTCTTCCGGTTAGCGCCTGGCCGGGAAGTCCGCCTGCGCTACGGTTACTACATCACGTGCACGGACGTAATCAAAGACGATGACGGGCAAGTGGTCGAACTGCTCTGCACCTACGATCCCGAATCCCGGGGCGGGACCACGCCGGACGGCCGGAAAGTACGCGGCACCATCCACTGGGTATCGGCCGCGCACGCCCTGAACGCCACCGTGCGCCTCTACGACCGGCTCTTCAGCGATCCGGATCCCCGCCCGGGTGAAGTCGACGATGACCGGTCTCTGTTGAACCCTGATTCGCTCAAGACCGTCACGGACTGCAAGGTCGAACCCGGCCTGGCGGAAGCCGAACCCGGCGTGAACTACCAGTTCGAGCGGCTGGGCTACTTTTGCGTCGACGCCGTCGAAACACAGACCAACAGCCCCGTATTCAACCGGACGATCACGCTGCGCGATACCTGGGCAAAGATTCAGCAGAAGTAG
- a CDS encoding sodium:solute symporter family protein, which yields MSPEATILVVVVVYFTVVLGIGAAAFRRSQPTAEDYFLGGRLARSLVMFMALFGTNITPFLIMGISGLAYHHGYGVFGYTAAMAALIIPVAYYVIGYPAWIASRKLKAVTPAELLARRLDSPNLGRLLFVVYFVFMLPYLSTGVAGVGLAVDVFTQQAISFEVAAAGILVITLLYTTTGGMRATMWTNVFQGLVFGVFLYVSIFVVAADFGGVSGVMQEVARRLPELTVTKNTPPFTTGNWFVWGMAMGLVVLAFPHLLVRVFAAKDVKSLKNSIRYYPIIMIGLMLVATLYGVWGRIEFPDFVGRDSDMVFPMVIRSHFGPLIQGLALAGILAAVMSTLDAQMLTLSSMLTRDVWYGLSQRRQVVLGRLFLVILGAIAYYIVILRPASIFALAQLSFSGFVTLTPIWLLGLHWRRFTATGAITAIIAGNAVLVVMFYEWLPNPGLMPVAWSFMATSIVGVVVSLFTSPPPDSVTDPVMTPIRQAMGDG from the coding sequence ATGAGTCCTGAAGCGACCATTCTCGTCGTGGTGGTGGTTTATTTCACCGTGGTGCTGGGCATCGGCGCCGCCGCGTTCCGCCGTTCCCAGCCGACGGCCGAGGACTACTTTCTCGGGGGCCGCCTCGCCCGGTCGCTCGTCATGTTCATGGCCCTCTTCGGCACGAACATCACGCCCTTCCTGATCATGGGCATTTCGGGCCTGGCCTACCACCACGGATACGGGGTGTTCGGCTACACGGCGGCCATGGCGGCCCTGATCATTCCCGTCGCCTACTACGTCATCGGCTACCCCGCATGGATCGCTTCCCGGAAACTGAAGGCCGTGACACCGGCCGAACTCCTTGCGCGCCGGCTCGACAGTCCCAACCTCGGCCGCCTGCTCTTCGTGGTATACTTCGTCTTCATGCTGCCCTACCTGTCCACCGGCGTCGCCGGCGTGGGACTGGCCGTCGACGTGTTCACCCAGCAGGCGATTTCCTTCGAAGTCGCCGCGGCCGGCATCCTGGTCATCACGCTGCTCTACACCACCACGGGCGGCATGCGGGCCACCATGTGGACCAACGTGTTCCAGGGCCTCGTCTTCGGCGTGTTCCTCTATGTATCGATCTTCGTTGTCGCGGCCGATTTCGGCGGCGTCTCGGGCGTCATGCAGGAAGTCGCCCGTCGGTTACCGGAACTTACGGTTACGAAAAACACGCCGCCCTTCACGACGGGCAACTGGTTCGTATGGGGCATGGCCATGGGGCTGGTCGTCCTCGCCTTTCCCCATCTGCTGGTGCGCGTATTCGCCGCGAAGGACGTGAAATCACTGAAGAACTCCATCCGGTATTATCCCATCATCATGATCGGGTTGATGCTGGTGGCCACGCTCTACGGCGTGTGGGGCCGCATCGAATTCCCGGATTTCGTGGGCCGGGATTCCGACATGGTCTTCCCCATGGTGATCCGCAGCCACTTCGGTCCCCTGATCCAGGGGCTCGCCCTGGCTGGTATCCTGGCGGCGGTCATGTCGACCCTGGACGCCCAGATGCTCACCCTGTCGTCCATGCTCACCCGCGACGTGTGGTACGGGCTGTCCCAGCGAAGACAGGTCGTGCTGGGCCGGCTGTTCCTCGTCATACTCGGCGCGATCGCCTACTACATCGTGATCCTCCGGCCGGCCTCCATCTTCGCCCTGGCCCAGTTGTCCTTCTCCGGTTTCGTCACATTGACCCCGATATGGCTGCTCGGTCTGCACTGGAGACGTTTCACGGCCACGGGCGCCATCACGGCCATCATCGCGGGGAACGCCGTGCTCGTCGTCATGTTCTACGAATGGTTGCCGAACCCGGGCCTCATGCCCGTCGCATGGAGTTTCATGGCCACATCCATCGTGGGCGTCGTGGTGTCGCTCTTCACGTCCCCGCCGCCCGATTCGGTTACCGATCCCGTGATGACCCCGATCCGGCAAGCCATGGGGGATGGTTGA
- a CDS encoding HigA family addiction module antidote protein, producing MLLRTIHPGEILQDELEELGVVPSEFARQIDVPPNRISQIISGKRSITADTALRFGHWFGVEPLFWINLQSQFDLAAAHRRVGTAIRALPTAFNRS from the coding sequence ATGCTCCTGCGTACCATTCATCCCGGCGAGATTCTTCAGGACGAGCTCGAAGAATTGGGCGTTGTGCCATCGGAATTCGCACGTCAGATTGACGTACCGCCAAACAGGATCAGCCAGATTATCTCAGGTAAGCGGTCGATTACGGCGGACACGGCCTTGCGCTTCGGTCACTGGTTCGGCGTGGAACCACTGTTCTGGATCAACCTGCAGTCACAGTTTGACCTTGCAGCAGCCCATAGGAGAGTCGGTACGGCTATCCGCGCATTGCCCACAGCATTCAATCGATCCTGA